Proteins encoded in a region of the Sphingomonas jaspsi DSM 18422 genome:
- a CDS encoding TorF family putative porin, with product MKFGLLATAALLPLSMIATAAEAQDAAPASQPQAVETAAADEESTGPWEIDAEVGVHTDYRFRGISLSGKDPEVTGELSVSHKSGFYGVAWVSNVDLDDGKADEAELDLSAGWSGDAGPINFDVGGVYYLYPGNGDFNYFELYASAGYSIGEGEVRVGAAFAPSQDNIGNTSNRYYYVSGEMPIKDSPVTLHASFGLEDGAFADKKRDWLVGADVDLGKGFTATLDYVDTARAFTPLGKATFVGRLTFGF from the coding sequence ATGAAGTTCGGATTGCTGGCGACTGCCGCCTTACTGCCTCTTTCGATGATCGCCACGGCTGCCGAGGCGCAGGACGCCGCACCGGCCAGCCAGCCACAGGCGGTCGAAACCGCGGCGGCCGACGAAGAATCGACCGGTCCGTGGGAAATCGACGCCGAGGTCGGCGTCCACACCGATTACCGTTTCCGCGGCATCTCGCTGTCGGGCAAGGACCCGGAAGTGACCGGTGAACTGTCGGTGTCGCACAAATCCGGCTTCTATGGCGTCGCCTGGGTGTCGAACGTCGATCTGGATGACGGCAAGGCGGACGAGGCCGAACTCGACCTGTCGGCCGGCTGGTCGGGCGATGCGGGTCCGATCAACTTCGACGTCGGCGGGGTCTATTATCTTTACCCGGGCAACGGCGACTTCAACTATTTCGAATTATACGCCTCGGCGGGCTATTCGATCGGCGAGGGCGAGGTTCGCGTCGGTGCGGCCTTCGCGCCCAGCCAGGACAATATCGGCAACACATCCAACCGATACTATTATGTGTCGGGCGAAATGCCGATCAAGGATTCGCCGGTGACGTTGCACGCCAGCTTCGGCCTCGAAGACGGCGCCTTCGCCGACAAGAAGCGCGACTGGCTGGTCGGCGCGGACGTCGACCTCGGCAAGGGCTTCACCGCGACGCTCGACTATGTCGACACCGCGCGCGCGTTCACGCCGCTCGGCAAGGCGACGTTCGTCGGCCGGCTGACCTTCGGCTTCTAA
- a CDS encoding aspartate aminotransferase family protein, producing the protein MAPSNDLSNFWMPFTDNRGFKAHPRQFVAAKEMHYVAADGHQVLDATGGLWCCNAGHGRDQIVEAVRQAAGELDYGPTFQLAHPRAFEAASAIAGIMPDGLNRIFFTNSGSESVDTALKIALAYQRARGQGSRTRLIGRERGYHGVGFGGISVGGIVNNRRQFGTLLAGVDHLRHTHDLSRNAFSRGLPQHGAELADDLERIVALHGADTIAAVIVEPVAGSTGVLIPPVGYLKRLRELCDKHDILLIFDEVITGFGRVGTATASERFGVTPDMITMAKGLTNAAVPMGAVAAKRHIYDTIVDNAPAGIELFHGYTYSGHPLAAAAAVASIDLYREEGLFQRAIELEDYWADAVHALRGKPHVIDCRNIGLIGGIELEPRPGAPTRRAMELFHKAFDAGLLIRVTGDIIALSPPLILEKSHIDEIFGKLGDLLATID; encoded by the coding sequence ATGGCCCCGTCCAACGACCTTTCCAACTTCTGGATGCCCTTTACCGACAACCGCGGGTTCAAGGCGCACCCGCGCCAGTTCGTGGCGGCCAAGGAGATGCATTATGTCGCCGCCGACGGGCATCAGGTGCTCGACGCGACCGGCGGCCTGTGGTGCTGCAATGCCGGGCATGGCCGCGACCAGATCGTCGAGGCGGTGCGGCAGGCCGCTGGCGAGCTCGACTATGGCCCGACCTTCCAGCTCGCCCACCCCCGCGCCTTCGAAGCGGCGTCGGCCATCGCCGGGATTATGCCCGACGGGCTCAACCGCATCTTCTTCACCAACAGCGGGTCGGAATCGGTCGATACCGCCTTGAAGATCGCGCTCGCCTACCAGCGAGCGCGGGGACAAGGCAGCCGCACCCGCCTGATCGGGCGCGAGCGTGGCTACCATGGCGTGGGCTTCGGCGGCATCTCCGTTGGCGGGATCGTCAACAATCGCCGCCAGTTCGGCACATTGCTGGCGGGCGTCGACCATTTGCGTCACACCCACGACCTTTCCCGCAACGCCTTCAGCCGGGGCCTTCCCCAACATGGCGCAGAGCTTGCCGACGACCTGGAGCGGATCGTCGCGCTGCATGGCGCCGACACCATCGCCGCGGTCATCGTCGAGCCGGTGGCGGGATCGACCGGGGTGCTGATCCCGCCGGTCGGCTACCTCAAGCGCCTGCGCGAACTGTGCGACAAGCATGACATCTTGCTGATCTTCGACGAGGTCATCACCGGCTTCGGCCGCGTTGGCACGGCGACTGCGTCGGAACGCTTCGGCGTCACCCCCGACATGATCACCATGGCCAAGGGCCTGACCAACGCCGCGGTGCCGATGGGCGCGGTCGCGGCCAAGCGTCACATCTACGACACCATTGTGGACAACGCCCCGGCGGGCATCGAACTGTTCCATGGCTACACCTATTCTGGCCATCCGCTGGCCGCCGCCGCCGCCGTTGCCTCGATCGACCTCTACCGGGAGGAAGGGCTGTTCCAGCGGGCGATCGAGCTTGAGGACTATTGGGCAGACGCGGTCCACGCACTGCGCGGCAAGCCGCACGTCATCGACTGCCGCAACATCGGCCTCATCGGCGGGATCGAGTTGGAGCCCCGCCCCGGCGCGCCGACCAGGCGGGCGATGGAGCTGTTCCACAAGGCGTTCGACGCCGGGCTGCTGATCCGCGTCACCGGCGACATCATCGCGCTGTCGCCGCCGCTGATCCTCGAAAAGAGCCACATCGACGAGATTTTCGGCAAGCTCGGCGACCTGCTCGCCACCATCGACTAA
- the gabT gene encoding 4-aminobutyrate--2-oxoglutarate transaminase produces MATNADWQARREAAVPRGVSTMHPRFIERARNAEMWDVEGKRYIDFASGIAVLNTGHNHPRVIDAVKRQMDAFSHTSFQVNPYKPYVELAERLNAISPTGQPSKTIFVTTGAEAVENAVKIARAHTKRKAIIAFKGGFHGRTMMGMALTGKVQPYKAGFGPFPGDVWHVPFPIAYHGVSEAMSLDALDSLFKADVDPADVAAIILEPVQGEGGFYQAPARFLQSLRSLCDMHGMLLIADEIQSGFARTGRMFGIEHSGVRPDLITIAKSMAGGFAIAGVTGRADIMDAANPGGLGGTYGGPPMACAAGLAVLDVIEEEGLCARADAIGTEIKERLEGLKRQNSLDCIGDVRGPGAMIALELVKGGNADAPDPDLTRQLVLDCADDGLILLSCGIRGNVIRFLCPLTIGDALLDEGLDILTRNLTRLAG; encoded by the coding sequence ATGGCGACCAACGCAGACTGGCAGGCGCGGCGCGAGGCGGCGGTGCCGCGCGGCGTGTCGACCATGCACCCGCGCTTCATCGAGCGCGCCCGGAACGCCGAAATGTGGGACGTCGAGGGCAAGCGCTACATCGACTTCGCCAGCGGCATCGCGGTGCTCAACACCGGCCACAACCACCCCAGGGTGATCGACGCGGTGAAGCGGCAGATGGACGCCTTCAGCCACACCTCGTTCCAGGTGAATCCCTACAAGCCTTATGTCGAACTGGCCGAACGGCTGAACGCCATCTCGCCGACCGGCCAGCCGTCGAAGACCATCTTCGTCACCACCGGCGCCGAGGCGGTCGAGAATGCGGTGAAGATTGCTCGTGCCCATACCAAGCGAAAGGCGATCATCGCCTTCAAGGGCGGCTTCCATGGCCGTACGATGATGGGCATGGCGCTGACCGGAAAGGTGCAGCCCTATAAGGCCGGCTTCGGCCCCTTCCCCGGCGATGTGTGGCACGTCCCCTTCCCCATCGCCTACCATGGCGTCAGCGAGGCGATGAGCCTTGACGCGCTGGATTCGCTGTTCAAGGCCGACGTCGACCCCGCCGATGTCGCCGCGATCATCCTTGAACCGGTGCAGGGTGAAGGCGGCTTCTACCAGGCGCCTGCCCGTTTCCTGCAATCGCTCCGGTCGCTCTGCGACATGCATGGCATGCTGCTGATCGCCGACGAGATCCAGTCGGGCTTTGCTCGCACCGGCCGTATGTTCGGCATCGAGCATAGCGGCGTCCGCCCCGACCTCATCACCATCGCCAAGTCGATGGCGGGCGGCTTCGCCATCGCCGGGGTGACGGGCCGCGCCGACATCATGGACGCCGCCAATCCGGGCGGGCTCGGCGGCACCTATGGCGGGCCGCCGATGGCCTGCGCGGCGGGCCTCGCAGTGCTCGACGTGATCGAGGAAGAAGGACTTTGCGCCCGCGCCGACGCGATCGGGACGGAGATCAAGGAACGGCTGGAGGGCTTGAAGCGGCAGAACTCGCTCGACTGTATCGGCGATGTTCGTGGCCCGGGCGCGATGATCGCACTGGAACTGGTCAAGGGCGGCAACGCCGACGCGCCCGATCCCGACCTCACCCGCCAGCTCGTGCTCGATTGTGCCGATGACGGGCTGATCCTGTTGAGCTGCGGCATCCGCGGCAACGTCATCCGCTTCCTGTGCCCGCTGACCATCGGCGATGCGCTGCTCGACGAAGGCCTCGATATCCTGACCCGCAACCTCACCCGCCTCGCGGGCTAA
- a CDS encoding DUF1348 family protein: MSRPPLPPFTEETAKQKVRAAEDGWNSRDPARVALAYTEDCAWRNRVDFPTGRAEIEAFLAGKWRRELDYRLIKELWTYAGNRIAVRFAYEYRDDSGQWHRAYGNENWQFAEDGLMERRIASINEMPIREEERLFHWPLGRRPDDHPGLSDLGL, from the coding sequence GTGAGCCGCCCGCCGCTGCCGCCCTTCACCGAGGAGACGGCAAAGCAGAAGGTCCGCGCCGCCGAAGACGGCTGGAACAGCCGCGATCCGGCGCGGGTCGCGCTGGCCTACACCGAGGATTGCGCTTGGCGGAACCGGGTCGACTTCCCGACGGGCCGCGCGGAAATCGAAGCCTTCCTTGCCGGCAAGTGGCGGCGCGAGTTGGACTATCGGCTGATCAAGGAATTGTGGACCTATGCCGGTAACCGCATCGCTGTCCGCTTCGCCTACGAATATCGCGACGACAGCGGACAATGGCATCGCGCCTATGGCAACGAGAATTGGCAGTTCGCCGAGGACGGCCTGATGGAGCGGCGCATCGCCAGCATCAACGAAATGCCGATACGTGAGGAGGAGCGGCTGTTTCACTGGCCACTCGGGCGACGTCCCGACGACCACCCGGGCCTGAGCGACCTTGGCCTTTAG
- a CDS encoding pyridoxamine 5'-phosphate oxidase family protein yields MPQPSSDIAFTPTVKALQQERGSREAYARMEAGGGFRTEIDERLIAMLAATNTAYLGTVNADGQPYIQHRGGPRGFIRVIDERTLGFADYSGNRQYVSDGNLRDNDKAFLFLMDYARKARIKVWGRARFSHDADLIARLMPDDYKARPEAAILFEIAAWDINCPQHIPVKFDADLVSSALAERDEEIERLKSELAELRAKYGETK; encoded by the coding sequence ATGCCCCAGCCCAGCAGCGACATCGCCTTCACCCCGACCGTCAAGGCGCTGCAGCAGGAGCGCGGATCGCGCGAGGCCTATGCCCGGATGGAAGCCGGCGGCGGGTTCCGCACGGAGATCGACGAGCGGCTGATCGCCATGCTCGCCGCGACCAACACCGCCTATCTCGGCACCGTCAATGCCGACGGCCAGCCCTATATCCAGCACCGTGGCGGCCCGCGCGGCTTCATCCGCGTGATCGACGAGCGGACGCTGGGCTTCGCGGACTACAGTGGCAATCGCCAATATGTGTCCGACGGCAACCTGCGCGACAATGACAAGGCCTTCCTGTTCCTGATGGACTATGCGCGCAAGGCGCGGATCAAGGTCTGGGGGCGGGCCCGCTTCAGCCATGATGCCGACCTGATCGCGCGGCTGATGCCCGACGATTACAAGGCGCGCCCCGAAGCGGCGATCCTGTTCGAAATCGCCGCCTGGGACATCAATTGCCCGCAGCATATTCCGGTCAAGTTCGACGCCGACCTCGTGTCCTCAGCGCTTGCCGAGCGTGACGAGGAGATCGAGCGACTGAAGAGCGAACTGGCCGAGCTGCGCGCCAAATATGGAGAAACGAAGTGA